The region tGGGAGCTTACTGTAATcaatgaaaaggaaagtatacaatcggtgcattttactggtgctgacatatagggtggagacttggagactgacaaaaaagcttgagaacaagttaaggaccgcgcaaagagcgatggaacgaagaattctaggcataactGTAAGAGATacaaagagagcggtttagatcagtgagcaaacaggtatagacgatattctaatagacatcaagagaaaagaatggtgctgggcaggtcatgtaatgcgcagattagataactgttGAACCTTTAGgctgacagaatgggtaccaagaggagggaagcgcgGAAGAGGATGGCTGAcaactaggtggtgcgacgaaattaagaaatttgcaggtgctagttggaatctgttggcgcaggacaggggtaattggagatcgcaggaaggagccttcgttctgcagaggacataaataggctgctgctgatgatgatgcttttcTTACATTGACATTAATCATGTTCATTACATGCATTACTTCGAAGTCATTGTCCTTTTCTTTGGGGCTTGGGAAGAAGCCTGCAATATTTCGTGCTGTGATTAACAAAATTTTGCACATCATCCATGCTTTCTTCCATATGTCGTAGTTGGATTTGTGTACCAATCCTGCTACATCCTTATATACAAGGCTGAGGGTATGTAATGAACAAATAAATGCAACAAAGAGCCAAGTAGCAAatgaaatggaaaaagaaaagaaactgggtAGAAAGTCATTCAAGCATTAGAATTAAAATGTTCAGTAGACAACAGGCAATCAAGTAAGAGATTATTCCAGTCACTTAGTGTTTGCGGAAAGTATAGAAAGAGATCCACTTGTTCGGGCAAAATAAGGAGTTAAGGAAAATAAGTCTGTGATAAGTGCAGTGGCATATAAGTAGAGAAGTGCAGCGTATGGTCGAGCCCTACCTTACAGATAGGCAACAAAAGCCTCTATGCCCTGCGCAAATAAGTGCTCAACTCCTGAGCAATTATTTGTGCACCTTGTAGTCTTGCTGATAGTGCCAGTGTCCGAGTAGAAGCCGTGGATGTATAGACGGCCACACAATCGACATTGTTGTTCACACAACTGAGGTCTTTACATACTTATTGTAGActgcttctaacttatatttgactgtgactgctcctgacttaattttattttcatgattttactctggctatgacacgtttcatctgctgtatactttgaagtttttattttgtttgaactgctgcatattttcagtccttttttttatcttctgtatttatatgtcattactgtataccaaggacttggcatttgtatgctagtattccttttacttgttttgttaattgtggctcgagatgatggtggcaatatttaattaaaaataaacatgggttacttgagttcgatcattgtttttgcatgaaaagctatggcaacctggaatcattggaaaagtgatttcggtgCATGACTGAAAAGTATGATttattccaaacactatatatgTGTTTCGGATTGAATGTTAATCATTCCTGTTTGAACGGTTAGCCTCTAGAAGAACATTAAGGTGGTATAACCATTACCTTTATGGTGGGCAACATTTAATCTTGGGGGAACAACTGTTTGGTTTAGTGGAAGTACTTGAAAGAAAAAGATTTCTCCAGAGATTGGCGAACAGATAGTCTCTGGGCTAACTTAACCAGCCCAACCATTGGTCCTCCCTGGCTTAAAAGTTGCTCGTAAAGTTAGTCCCTGCGGACTAACCTAAACAGACTAATCGTTGAACCTCTAGAAACTAATTGGGAGGGAATAAATGTTGCGCCTGCAGTTACTCTCTCTGGACTAACCTAAGGGGACTAACTGTttatcctctagggactaactgggatggactaaaagttgctcctgcagttaatCCCTGTAGACTAACctgaacagactaaccgttggtaatctagggactaactgggaaggactaaaagttgctcctgcagttactccctgtggactaaccttaacagactaactgttggtcctctagggactaactgggagggactaaaggTTGCTTTtgcagttactcctgtagactaactttaacagactaaccgttgaccCTCTAGGGATCAGCGGTTAACAGGCGAACGgaaactgggagggactaaaagttgccctcacttttagtctgcagtagttgctcccccagttaggccgccgcatttgctcccgcagttagtccaaaattggttcaaaatctgtggcagctCATTTAGTCCTCCAAGAGACTAACAGTCATACCCGTTTcagttcttttatgcgaagcatattacgagagctcaacccagctcctcaggcgcggcggtgtcgccttgaataccacgtgacaccgtgacgtcacgacagaggagaagtggctttggctcaactcttgcaagatgggctgggtgggaatcgaaccagggtctccggagtgggagacggagacgctaccactgagccacgagtacgatgcttcaaagcggtacaaaagcgcctctagtgaatgcggtgttgccttagaaacgagctgtttctaaggctcaggcgtgcgtcgcttgctcaggcgcacatttcgttgccgcgccgaacgctgcgttgctcgacgctcaccgcgtccaatgcggggcgtccaaggcgaagcagagtaacgcatgagttgtttcttcgtctagccgaaccaaatatagccaagcaacagcagttcaccaagctaaacagtggttcaacaactaaaataaaggctattatgcttcgcatcctgggcttaaccttacctaagccacagccattttttggctTAGAGTGGAGTACCGAAATATTCTTGCATTGAAATTGTAAGCATTCAGCAGGAGATTTCCAAAGAGTTTGTTATTCTCAAAAGTTTGTTGATGTGGTGTTTGTAagcgaggtttcactgtatactaCATGCTGATAACAAATATTGGATAAAGCAAAGGTACTTTAGTATAAAATGTGACCTTGTTATAATGGTGCCATGTTCCAGCTTGGTATGGACCATTGCATATGCCCTCCGTCTTCCCTCGTGCAAACACTATGATGTCTGTTTAAGAGttgaagcatttttttaaagatcacctgtaccagatagcacagttctagtcCTTAAGCTGGTCCACTCGAAGAGGCTGGCtcacattacttgcatgagaaatggGAATGCATTATTGAACTTATCCACAAAAATTCACGAActtgtttttattgcaatagcaataaaAACAGGCGGATTTCCGCCGTCgacgttgccgtcgccgtgaggttctgtataagtgaaagcatgtgagggtgagccagcgaacACGGTTCAATCCAGTtacccagttacttttgtgcttcaatgcataaaatggcgTTTTCCTAAAAAAAAGGACGTAAGTGGAACAAGAGTGCATTTTACTGCAAGTTTAATGGCAAAGAAATCAAAAATGCTTTTCTCCACAGAATTGTTTTCAGGTCGACTTGCCTTGCACTCTTGTGGGCTACAATTTATGAATGAATTTATGGGactttacctgccaaaaccaccttctgattatgaggcccaccatagcggaggactccggaaatatcgaccacctggggttctttaatgtgcacccaaatctaagcacacgggtgttttcggatgTTGCCGCCAtggaaatgtggctgccgtgaccaggattcgatcccgcgacctagtgctcagcagcctaacaccatagcgagcaaccacggcgggttacaatttatgaattgcaatatgtgccgtatagaaattactttaaaaaaaactttGTGCTATTTTGTTAGTCGAatctgcattttgatttctcatgcaagtaaagTCAGCGTCTTCAAGTGGACCACCTCAAGCACTAGAATTGTGCTTTCTTCCATTGGCAATTTTTAAACATTGCTGTATTCTTTGCAGGAAGACCTGCTTATAAGACAAGGGGGCACATTTCCACTATTTTCATTGCTTATTAACATAGGAACCCTATCTATATATATTCCACTATTTACGGTAACGTGCTTCTAACAAATGTTCAATATAAGGGAGCTACTTTCGTGTAAGAAGCCACTTTTTTTTGTAATAACGCAATGTTGGAGTTTCCCATCGCCTTTCTTTCCTACATCGCATTGTCCTCTGCCCCCTTTGCACCCAGGTACAAGAGTGGGAAATCAAACAGATTATTAGCTCACTGGACGAACTCTTCCCGGGCGTGGACCACAAGCTGGCCTTTGTGGTGGTCACCAAGCGCATCACCACGCGCTTCTTCTCGCACCTGCCGAGCGGGCCTACGGCAAGCCTTTGCCTGGCACCGTAGTCGACACCGAGCTGACGCGCCCTGAACGCTACGACTTCTTCCTGGTGTTGCAGAGCGTCCGCCAGGGCACAGCGTCCCAGACCCACTACAACGTCATCTACGACACGACGGGCCTCAAGCCAGACCACATGCAGCGGCTGTCGTACAAGTTGACCCACCTGTGCTTCAACTGGCCCGGCACCATCCGAGTGCCGGCCCCGTGCCAGTACGCGCACAAGCTGGCCTTCCCGGCCGCCTTGTGCAAACGGCACTATATAACGGCAAACGCCTAATAAAGAATGCTTTTCTCACAGTTGCAACACTGTGTGCATGTCACTGCTTGATACAAGCAGCTCATCATCGTCTTTAGTGCCTGGTATATATTCGCATCGCTTCCTCTTCTCCTGCTATCTATGTGACGCCTTTCAATTTAACTGACAGCTTGCAGACAGCTTGCATCACCTATGACGTGTTGTGAATCTGTACAGCCTGAGTACACACAGTTCCATTTCTGTTCTCGGCTCGGCTGGTCCTGCGTCTGACTCACTCCAGCAACAGCACAACATGGTGTCAGAGTAATCAGAACCACCCCACAACTATGGCCAACACATTCCTGCTACCGCTGTCACACCTCGAGCCAGCTGACAACCCACAGCAAGCCTGGGAGGACTGAAAAGATGCTTACACCATCTAGAAACAACGAACGAGAATGGTCAATTAGACAGGGTCTTCTGAACAGCCaattcaatgaaaaaaaaggcagcaATGAAGGCAAGGACACCACAGTGGTGCGACTTAACTGCGACTTAACGCTAACTGTAGGAGAACAATCCCCAGATGAGCTCCTAATGGGTAGAAACGGGTTCATATTGCCCTATGGCAGTACGAACAACTGAGTGCCAGGTATTGGTACATCCCTACCCATTAGAAAAGGCCGGTACATTTCTGGCAGCACCAAGATTTGATCCCAGGACCTCCCACAAACGAGGCAGATGCTCTACCATTTCACCACTGCTGTGGTGGTGAAGCCACCACCATTATTCATCACCAAAGCTCCCACTTTGGGACAATTTCTCCGTTCTCATACATGTCAAGGAGACAAGGTGCGAAGTGGTCCGCAGTCTCGTGAAGTTGCCGCTGATGCGACCTTCAAACCACATAACAAAATCTGTGTCGGTCAAACTTATTTAGTATTGAAATTCTGGTCAGAATATACAGCCTGCCACTGGCAACATAGAGAGACTCGATTTCTTGAAAATCAGGgctgtcagtgttttgtgcaACCAAGATGCTGCCACATCTGTACTTGCACTTATCAAAAGTTGCGGACTTGACTTCATGAGTTGTCACTGGCAGGACCCCTTTGGCACACTCTGGGAGTCTGTCATAATCAACAGGCTTGCTCTGTGAAGTTGCAAGACCTTCATAGAGCTGAAAAAACTGCATCTGAAAGCTTTGCTTCAGCTGATGTCGTTTTGAAAGCGTGAGTGTAATGTTCTTGTAGTTCTTCACACACGATGCTTGTTTCTTCAGCTCTTGATGCTTGGCCTCGAACCTCATGGACCAGAGATGTTTTAATAGTCCCATCTCACGCACACACCTTGCATAATGAACCATGTAGTGCATCTTTGGTGTTATAACTTATCGGCCATATCTGTTGGCAAACTCTGTCAGAAACGTTTCCACAAGGACATCAAGGTATGCAAGACGCTCAGCTGATATCTCTGGGGCAAAAATGATGTCAGTGACCTCTCGAAACTGTAGCAACAGTTCCCAGTCTTCGTTTCCTTCAGGAACTTTTGGTCCGAGTACCAGGGGTATGAACCTCAGCACGCACCATTTGCTTGATGCGGTTCCTCTCAGAGTTGCTTTGTTGTTGATGAAGGACATGTTAACTTGAACAGGCTTGTTCTTTCTGTCATTTGGGCCGTATGGAAATGATGATATTTCCTCCACATCCTTTTTGGATAGGACACCGGAGGAAAGGAGCGACTTCATAACCTGGCGAAGGACACATTCAGTTGTCCCCTCCAAGATGTCATGCATCAAATCTGGGGGCAGCTGGCGGGTCCCATCAAAATATGCAAGCTCAAGAGGCGACTCCTCATTTACCCCATACAACCGCCTATTATAGATGCTGTTCACAGCCAGTGCTTGAAGGTGGAGCTGGTGCCTACTTGCCGTAGGTGCTTGGCACACAGCATCACTAGTTTTGTCCGCAAGGTGTTTAGCATACACCATACAAAATCTGCATACTCGGCCACTGCTGAAGCAGCATGAGAACCCTCCCAAGCGGTTGAGTGACAAGTTGTCACCACAGAAGCCAAAAACGAGTACCTGAGCATGCTCTTCTATCCCCCTCATATAGAACTTGATTCCATGCTCATGCAGATGCTTCAGATCATCTACCAGTGGTTGCAAAATTGCTCTCAGGCCATAAGAGCTAATGTAACTGTAACGCACAATCATAACTAGATAGATGTTCTGAAGCTGCGACCTATATTTGACATGAAGATTTAGCAAGAGACAGTAGATGGCCAAAAGTTTGTGCATGCCCCGTTTGGCACCCAAAGGATTTACGATTTCTATTTCATctgaataaaacaaaataacaatagTGTGTGCAGCTGTTGGTGAGATGAGTGACAGAAGATGTCTATACAACTGGCCATCTGTAAAATCCCTGTACACAGTGGGTGCATGGTTATCAACCTCTGGTGTAGTGAGGTGAGCAGAAATATCGGGGATTTCACAAAGCACAAGAAGAAGCTTAGGCAATGGAACATAATGATACCTCGAATTTTGTCCAATGATCTGTTGCTCAGGTGCTACGTAAGGAAAATTATCTTGAGCATACTTTTCTCTCTTTCGTCTGCTGGTGATACCACTGAAAATTTGATCAACAAAATTACACTTGAGCGAATCCTCTAGGTCGGACCCTGGTGTGTATGCTTGCATGGTACTTGCAATTTCACTTGCGTACGCCTTAAGCAACTCCTCGAACACCAGGTGCAATTCAGAGAACAACTTCTCAATTGCAACATGCGGCAAGTTATGTCGCTCAATAACACTGAAAAAAAGTTCCACACTGTAGTTTTTGCTTGCTGCAGAAAAGTCTGTAGGCCATGACCCCGCGTTGCACTCTGCTTCTCCGATGGCTCCTTTGACTGACCACAATCACCACCACTGTTCACATGTGTTCCTTCTGCATGGTTCGCTTCAGATGAATAGTCCAAGTTGAACTGTGAAGAGGACGCGTTCTCGGGTGCCACAAGATGTGAGCATGAAAAAGTACTTCCACTGTCCTCTAGCACATCCCTATGCTGACGATACAGGTGCGATCGGTACGAGGAAAAATTAGTGTAAGTATTGGCACATCCGCCAATACCACAAAATATGCTAAAACCGGGTTCAGCGCTGTGCACTAAACCTATATGACTTACGATCTTCGTAAACTGACAAGATGAAAAAGGACACCTTGGGCAGTGTTTTACGTCCATTGTTGCTCTAATATGCGTGCACGCAATTTAGTTGAACCACTGCGAAATTTTGTCACGAATAATAATTGGCTAGCGTTACGAATGAAAAATGTTATACTAAGATTGAAGCAGCGGAAATTGTGGGTCACAGACACAGAACGGAACGAACAGACGTGGAGAAAGACGCTACCTGGGGCCTAACCACTTAAGAAGCACTTATCCTTTATAGTGTCGAATtcgcacgcgcgcgcgccctcACCGCGCGCACAGACACCGCACTGCCGCCACCGAATGACTGTACACTACACGGCCTTCCGAATACGCAGACTACTCACAGAGAGCACAAAAGCAGCACATTTGCAAACGAAAACTGGACTGTCGCTCACTCCGGAAATAATATTATATCAACTTGCGCGACGCGACGCAGCCGGGGAAGCAGACAGCCTGCGGGCGTCGGTATACGGGCTGGTGCAGGCTGCATGCGGCGGAAAGCGGCAATCATTGTACTATCGTCGCATATTGCACGCACAGTAACTTAAAAAGTAATGCACTTTTTTAGATTGttacactttatttatttttatttgtttagttGACATTATAATTGGGTGCTGCTCCGCAGCCGCGCGCGCCCGTTAGTCCGTTGCTGGGCAACTGCGCTTCCCCGTTACTCCGCAACCGCGCGCCAAAATTCAGTGCGCGCGCGCTTTCAACCGACGTGCAACAACTTTTATAGTTCAGCTCTCTTTGGCGTTGTGGTTTCTTGATTGTATGCTTTTCGTACGATGTCCTCATTCGTAAACCTCTTCACCGATAGGTTCCAAATGCCTAGTCGCCTACGGCGATAAAAATATTGTCGTCACATTCAGTGGGCCATGGACCAAGCGGAGTTTGCTTGAGAACATTAGACAAAGCAAGTCTTTTGAAGACCTGGACTTCTCCGGAATGAGCCTGAAGGTGAGTTATGGTTACTCTGCATTAGTCTTAACCGAGATCAACTTGTCCCGGAGTCACACGACCGCTTTTGATTGCGATCAAGCCcaatccggatcgaaattatcgacgcgcagcttgcgcaaaggagccaaaaATTCCATTGGGCCAGGCTTAATCGCAAtaagaagtgcgccgtgtgacacacgtattataagaggaagcttcagctcgggaaCTGCTAACTAAATAGATGGGAACAGGgggaaatcgtttttctcggcaaccattgcaccaaaaTTGATGAGGTTTGTAgctcaaaataacaaaaaaagaagtgagtaTTTAATGACTGTGGCAAGCGGAATTTCGTTATATGCCTTGATTTAATAATTAAGAATGACTGGAAATTGCAGAACTCCAGAAAAATGGGCTATCACATTTACAACTCAATAATTCAGCATTAAAAAATTATACCACAATTTTGTAAACTGCCGCTAATAACGCATCCAAAGCGGTTAAAATTGGCGTATCATGCACCGCTCTGAAGTGTACGATTAATATGCAAGTAGAGTTTTTGTACAACCCCGTACACATTGTACGAAGGAGGCTGTTTTATTAACCATTTTCAGAATGGCATATGGTTTCTTCTTTTCATATGTTCACTTATTTCCGTATTGTCTGGTTTATTGAATAATTGTAAAACTGGCAGATACAAGGTAAAACTACTTTTCCACCAGGTTTATGATGACGACTTTGGGATGTATGTCGACATTGATGATGAATTTGTCACCCCAGACAAGGCGAAGTTCCTCATCAAGGAAACAGTGCAGTACCGGTGAGGCTTTTGTCACGAGTGCATGTTTTGCATAAAAATATTCACATTACTGAAATTATTTATATTTTGCTAGTTACCTGCAATCTTCCCTGGGCATAATTTGAGCAACCATTCTATGGCATTGTGTGGCTTGGGATTGTCACTCACTGGCAATTGAGTGCGCTCCACTGCAATTGAGTGTCactaacccccgaatgcagagatctaaatTGGATCGCGCTTGGACTTGAAGAAGTCGGCCCGAAGCAAGAAGCGGACATAGTCGATGCTCCCCGTTTACACGACAGTACATTTGAGTGCAAATTAAGAACTTTTAGAgtcacatttattttggttttagctTCTTTTTAACTCAAAGGACTTGTTGCGCGTTTGTAGAAATGGCCATAGAGAAGCGAGCAAAATGGTTCGTTCGTATGGTGATCTTTcaacggcttttgttctcgattgccgcgaggtgttcatgcgccgtctgggccggcaaccggatgc is a window of Dermacentor albipictus isolate Rhodes 1998 colony unplaced genomic scaffold, USDA_Dalb.pri_finalv2 scaffold_14, whole genome shotgun sequence DNA encoding:
- the LOC139051724 gene encoding uncharacterized protein: MIVRYSYISSYGLRAILQPLVDDLKHLHEHGIKFYMRGIEEHAQVLVFGFCGDNLSLNRLGGFSCCFSSGRVCRFCMVYAKHLADKTSDAVCQAPTASRHQLHLQALAVNSIYNRRLYGVNEESPLELAYFDGTRQLPPDLMHDILEGTTECVLRQVMKSLLSSGVLSKKDVEEISSFPYGPNDRKNKPVQVNMSFINNKATLRGTASSKWCVLRFIPLVLGPKVPEGNEDWELLLQFREVTDIIFAPEISAERLAYLDVLVETFLTEFANRYGR